A DNA window from Ralstonia solanacearum K60 contains the following coding sequences:
- a CDS encoding PAAR domain-containing protein yields the protein MPRIIRLDDPTDHGGQVVQTSAPQFKVNGVAVARKGDRCSCPREGHHDCVIIEGDEHFKVNGVPVAFEGHKTSCGATLIATVVGFGTT from the coding sequence ATGCCCCGCATCATCCGCCTGGACGATCCCACCGACCACGGTGGACAGGTTGTCCAAACCTCCGCCCCGCAATTCAAAGTCAACGGCGTCGCCGTCGCGCGCAAGGGCGACCGCTGTTCCTGCCCGCGCGAGGGCCATCACGATTGCGTCATCATCGAAGGCGACGAGCACTTCAAGGTGAACGGCGTGCCCGTCGCCTTTGAGGGACACAAAACGTCCTGCGGCGCTACGCTGATTGCCACGGTCGTCGGCTTCGGCACGACTTGA